CGGCTACCCTGTGGGCATTGGAAGGAGGGCTGGGCGGCCGCGTAGGCCACCCTGCGTGTGTAGGCTGGGGGCGTCACCCGGATGCGGGTGTCCAAGACTCGCGCCGGCACTGGCTGGCCCGGAGCAGCAGGAGTTTCTTCAAAGTGGAGCTGCAACGCGGGCGCGGCCACAGCGGCAGCCCGCGCCGCTGGCCGAAACCACCAGATACCAGCCGCCACCAGCAGCAAACCAGCCGCCAACAGTGCCGGCCGCTGAAAGCTCACGGGTAGCAGCGGCGCCTCGGTGGTGGCGTGCAGGGTGTGCAGGCGGTTGGCTACGCGTTGCTGCTGAAAACCAGCCAATAGGGTAAGCTCCTCAGAAGAAGGGTGCAGGAGCAGGCCCGTGCTATCTTCCAGTTCCGGGAACTGGCGGTCGAGGTGGCGGGTGAGGGCTGCTACATCGGTTTGGAACAGGCGAAACAGCTTCCAGACCATCCAACCCAAAACCAGGGCTAGGCCACTTATAGCCAGCCAGCGGAGGCTAGGCCAGTAGGTAGCGACCAACCCGAGGGCAAGTAGGGCAGCACTAGTTGGCAGGAGCAGGGCTAGGGCGCGCCGCGTTACCCAACTGCGGCGGAGGTCGCGGAGCAAGGCAGGAGCTTCAGCGGCTGGGAAAGTAGCTACGGCGTTCATGCAGACACGGGTAAAGAATGAGCACTACGCCGAGCCGCCAGCCAGCGCTCCAGCCCAAACAGTGCCCCAGCCGCCAGCACCAGCCAGGGCGTGTAGTCACGCACCAAGCCCCGGTCAGAAGAGGAGGCAAGTACGGAGGTTTTTTTGGTGCCGACGGAATCGGGCGTTGAGGAAGAACCAGGGCGCTGAACAACTACTTGGCCCGGGTCGAGTACTCGTAAATCAGCCACGCCAGATTCTAATTCTACTGTAGGCCACAGGTAAGGCAGCAACTGCGCGGGTAGCTCCGGGGAATCGGCTAGCTCACTCCAGGGCTGCGTGAGGCGGGTATGGAGTTGATAAAGTCGGCCCTGGCCTTGTTGTTGAACAGAGAGCAATGGGCCACCCTGCGCATCCCGCCACAACACCCAACCAGCTGGCAGCACCCCCAGCGTATCGTGGCGCAGGATGCGTACCGGAGCGCTGGCCGAGAAGGAAACGCTGGTGGCCGCAGGAGTTCCGGGGCCCGCCGCTTCCTGCCACACCCGAAGCCCTCGGCGCACGCGCCGCTGCCAGCCAGCCGGTACCGGAGCCGACCGCAGCCAGAACAGACCTGTCAAAGAATCAGCCTCAGCGGGCAGGGCTGTGGTGGCCGTTACCTGGGGCGGAACAGGGGCTACAGAACCTGCCGCTTTTAGAGCAGCACTCAGCACTCGCGCATCAGCGGTATGTTCCGCATCATAACTGATCCAGAGGCGCGATTGGGCAGTTTGTACCGGAATGGTTGTGGTAGAAGTTGCGGTTTTTACTTCCAACTCCGCTTTGCCGGCCACCACCTGATAGCGCACCTTGTCTGGTGCAGGTAGCACGCGCAACACTGCACCGGGCGCCGGGTGGCCTAGCCGCACGCGCCGAAAGCTGACGCCGGTTTCGGTGCTGTAGGCCATCAGCAGTAAAAGACTATCGGGGCGGGGCTGCCAGGCGGCCACCAGCTGCACCACCGAGTCTGGGGTAGCGGGGGTGGGGAGCCAGCGTACCGCAGCGGGCAGCATAGGGCGTGTGCCCTGAAAACGGCGCAACGAAAGTGGCGCCACCACCACCAAAGGCCGATGGGGGAAAGAGTCGGCGGCTTGCTGCAACTGCGTCCACCTGTTATCGGCAGCCTGGCCTATAGATGCGCCGGAGAAGGTTGCGGGCTCAGAGCGTTGCCCGGTAAGCCACGTGTTCTGAGAATCAGGTGCAACCAGCGGCAGGCCGGCCTTCAATTCCCGCAACTCATAGCCACGGCGCAGCAGGGAATCCAGCGTAGGGCGCAGGCTGCGCAATGCCTCGGCTGATGCTTCCGAACTCAGCAGAATCTGGCCGCGCCGGGGAGGCACCTGGCCTAGCCAGCTCGGGCCCGCCAAGGCCACCGCCAGCAGGCTCAGAATGGCCACCCGAACCAGCAGCAGCAACAGGCCTTCGGGCTTGAGACTGCGCAGGCGGCGGTTGGCGGCGGCTTCCAGCCACCGTAAGCTGCCCACCTGCACCACCCGCCCTGGCTTCCGGTTCCAGAGGTAAATAGCCACCGGCACAGCCAGCCCTAGCAGGGCCAGCAATCCGGCGGTTGGGTGTTGGAAGTAGAAAGCGGGCAAGCTGTAAGGCGTAAGAAGTGAAAAGACCGAAGGTGGCCTAGCTGATAAGGCAAGCTGAATTTTCTATGGCATTAAGGGCTACTAGATACTAATAGACCAGTCAGCCAAACCCACAGACACCGAATGAGCTGCTGCCGTTGCCGAGAACCCCGGAATCCGGCTTAAGAAATCCAACTTGTTGAGTTCGGGTTCGGCTAGCTCTAGGGTTTGGTGGCAGTGGTTTGGCTGAAGGATGCCAAGACCGCACGCATGGCCGTATCAATGCCCCTGACGTCGCGCAGGAGCCGCGGGCGCGGACGGCCTTTGCTGTCATAGTTTGTATCGGATTCCAGATCAGGTTCAATTCGGGCGCGCGCTGTTTGCGCTTCTGCCGTACTTATGCGGGAGTTCAGGTTCTTGTTGGTCCACTCGGCCAGAGCGTCGGCAACCTGTCCGCCGGAACTGCTAGAAGTAGCACTCGTAACCAAGTTGCTCGGGTAGCTCAGGTCCGTAAACTCATAGGTGCAGCG
The Hymenobacter gelipurpurascens DNA segment above includes these coding regions:
- a CDS encoding BatA domain-containing protein, with protein sequence MPAFYFQHPTAGLLALLGLAVPVAIYLWNRKPGRVVQVGSLRWLEAAANRRLRSLKPEGLLLLLVRVAILSLLAVALAGPSWLGQVPPRRGQILLSSEASAEALRSLRPTLDSLLRRGYELRELKAGLPLVAPDSQNTWLTGQRSEPATFSGASIGQAADNRWTQLQQAADSFPHRPLVVVAPLSLRRFQGTRPMLPAAVRWLPTPATPDSVVQLVAAWQPRPDSLLLLMAYSTETGVSFRRVRLGHPAPGAVLRVLPAPDKVRYQVVAGKAELEVKTATSTTTIPVQTAQSRLWISYDAEHTADARVLSAALKAAGSVAPVPPQVTATTALPAEADSLTGLFWLRSAPVPAGWQRRVRRGLRVWQEAAGPGTPAATSVSFSASAPVRILRHDTLGVLPAGWVLWRDAQGGPLLSVQQQGQGRLYQLHTRLTQPWSELADSPELPAQLLPYLWPTVELESGVADLRVLDPGQVVVQRPGSSSTPDSVGTKKTSVLASSSDRGLVRDYTPWLVLAAGALFGLERWLAARRSAHSLPVSA